From the Hylaeus volcanicus isolate JK05 chromosome 4, UHH_iyHylVolc1.0_haploid, whole genome shotgun sequence genome, one window contains:
- the LOC128874938 gene encoding uncharacterized protein LOC128874938 isoform X4, which produces MDSYVRPPDPLSGDGDMVQNWDRWRKDFVIYLKASDYAKKSGDIQAYLLRSHIGKVGQDAIEKIFPKNSTERDRVDVLLNKLSNYFNPPKNEVIERYNFFTRVWKPQESIEDYIEDLKQKAATCNFGNMKNSLIRDKIIAGFKDKNLRKKLFETTNLDLPKLIAIHNEHKMSLQEKAQTNKKDTTSAKTVEAVASSSGNNHNTKKMTTQNQQSYNPEHKRNCWRCEQKHSIKSCPAWGFKCQRCNELHHFTFCCRNKFQVQTNTNLPNSNQYQQNQYPLPLIQTNNVRPPTYHNTSPPAYYNTPPPMVPSAPPLPPRQPYYPNLNKNSSSQSWPWAEQQNMRSKEIFQKSETSEQSTDIPQSTNSTKQSNSTNNSKTTTNKEANTIDDKCKVS; this is translated from the exons ATGGATTCATACGTGCGGCCACCGGATCCTTTGTCTGGAGATGGTGATATGGTTCAAAATTGGGATAGATGGAGAAAAGATTTTGTTATATATCTGAAAGCGAGTGATTATGCAAAAAAGTCTGGGGACATACAAGCTTACCTCTTGAGATCTCACATAGGAAAAGTTGGTCAAGATGctatagaaaaaatttttccaaagaaCTCAACAGAGAGAGATAGAGTagatgtattattaaataaacttagTAACTACTTTAATCCCCCTAAAAATGAAGTGATAGAACGATATAACTTCTTCACCAGAGTTTGGAAACCACAAGAATCTATCGAGGATTATATTGAGGATTTAAAA CAAAAGGCAGCAACTTGTAACTTcggaaatatgaaaaacagtTTAATCAGAGACAAAATAATTGCTggtttcaaagataaaaatcttAGAAAAAAGCTTTTTGAAACAACAAACCTTGACTTGCCAAAACTAATAGCAATTCACAATGAACACAAAATGTCTCTTCAAGAAAAAGCTCAAACTAATAAGAAGGACACTACTAGTGCTAAAACTGTTGAAGCTGTTGCAAGTAGTAGTGGTAATAAtcataatacaaaaaaaatgaccACACAAAATCAGCAGTCATATAATCCGGAACATAAAAGAAACTGTTGGAGATGTGAACAGAAGCATTCTATCAAATCTTGTCCTGCTTGGGGATTTAAATGTCAGAGATGTAATGAACTTCATCATTTCACCTTCTGTTGCCGAAAT aaattccAGGtacaaacaaatacaaatCTACCAAACTCAAACCAGTATCAGCAAAACCAATACCCG CTTCCGCTTATACAAACTAACAATGTGCGACCACCAACTTACCACAACACTTCACCACCAGCTTACTACAACACTCCACCACCTATG GTCCCTAGTGCTCCACCACTACCTCCTCGTCAACCATATTATCcgaatttgaacaaaaattcg AGTTCACAGTCATGGCCATGGGCTGAACAACAAAATATGAGATCAAAAGAAATCTTCCAAAAAAGTGAAACATCAGAG CAGTCTACAGATATTCCACAGAGCACAAATAGTACAAAACAATCAAACTCAACTAATAACAGCAAAACAACTACTAATAAAGAGGCTAATACGATAGATGATAAATGCAAAGTATCATAA
- the LOC128874938 gene encoding uncharacterized protein LOC128874938 isoform X1: MLLQKIIAKMDSYVRPPDPLSGDGDMVQNWDRWRKDFVIYLKASDYAKKSGDIQAYLLRSHIGKVGQDAIEKIFPKNSTERDRVDVLLNKLSNYFNPPKNEVIERYNFFTRVWKPQESIEDYIEDLKQKAATCNFGNMKNSLIRDKIIAGFKDKNLRKKLFETTNLDLPKLIAIHNEHKMSLQEKAQTNKKDTTSAKTVEAVASSSGNNHNTKKMTTQNQQSYNPEHKRNCWRCEQKHSIKSCPAWGFKCQRCNELHHFTFCCRNKFQVQTNTNLPNSNQYQQNQYPLPLIQTNNVRPPTYHNTSPPAYYNTPPPMVPSAPPLPPRQPYYPNLNKNSSSQSWPWAEQQNMRSKEIFQKSETSEQSTDIPQSTNSTKQSNSTNNSKTTTNKEANTIDDKCKVS; the protein is encoded by the exons A tgTTGTTGCAGAAAATTATTGCGAAAATGGATTCATACGTGCGGCCACCGGATCCTTTGTCTGGAGATGGTGATATGGTTCAAAATTGGGATAGATGGAGAAAAGATTTTGTTATATATCTGAAAGCGAGTGATTATGCAAAAAAGTCTGGGGACATACAAGCTTACCTCTTGAGATCTCACATAGGAAAAGTTGGTCAAGATGctatagaaaaaatttttccaaagaaCTCAACAGAGAGAGATAGAGTagatgtattattaaataaacttagTAACTACTTTAATCCCCCTAAAAATGAAGTGATAGAACGATATAACTTCTTCACCAGAGTTTGGAAACCACAAGAATCTATCGAGGATTATATTGAGGATTTAAAA CAAAAGGCAGCAACTTGTAACTTcggaaatatgaaaaacagtTTAATCAGAGACAAAATAATTGCTggtttcaaagataaaaatcttAGAAAAAAGCTTTTTGAAACAACAAACCTTGACTTGCCAAAACTAATAGCAATTCACAATGAACACAAAATGTCTCTTCAAGAAAAAGCTCAAACTAATAAGAAGGACACTACTAGTGCTAAAACTGTTGAAGCTGTTGCAAGTAGTAGTGGTAATAAtcataatacaaaaaaaatgaccACACAAAATCAGCAGTCATATAATCCGGAACATAAAAGAAACTGTTGGAGATGTGAACAGAAGCATTCTATCAAATCTTGTCCTGCTTGGGGATTTAAATGTCAGAGATGTAATGAACTTCATCATTTCACCTTCTGTTGCCGAAAT aaattccAGGtacaaacaaatacaaatCTACCAAACTCAAACCAGTATCAGCAAAACCAATACCCG CTTCCGCTTATACAAACTAACAATGTGCGACCACCAACTTACCACAACACTTCACCACCAGCTTACTACAACACTCCACCACCTATG GTCCCTAGTGCTCCACCACTACCTCCTCGTCAACCATATTATCcgaatttgaacaaaaattcg AGTTCACAGTCATGGCCATGGGCTGAACAACAAAATATGAGATCAAAAGAAATCTTCCAAAAAAGTGAAACATCAGAG CAGTCTACAGATATTCCACAGAGCACAAATAGTACAAAACAATCAAACTCAACTAATAACAGCAAAACAACTACTAATAAAGAGGCTAATACGATAGATGATAAATGCAAAGTATCATAA
- the LOC128874938 gene encoding uncharacterized protein LOC128874938 isoform X2, protein MSNKIIAKMDSYVRPPDPLSGDGDMVQNWDRWRKDFVIYLKASDYAKKSGDIQAYLLRSHIGKVGQDAIEKIFPKNSTERDRVDVLLNKLSNYFNPPKNEVIERYNFFTRVWKPQESIEDYIEDLKQKAATCNFGNMKNSLIRDKIIAGFKDKNLRKKLFETTNLDLPKLIAIHNEHKMSLQEKAQTNKKDTTSAKTVEAVASSSGNNHNTKKMTTQNQQSYNPEHKRNCWRCEQKHSIKSCPAWGFKCQRCNELHHFTFCCRNKFQVQTNTNLPNSNQYQQNQYPLPLIQTNNVRPPTYHNTSPPAYYNTPPPMVPSAPPLPPRQPYYPNLNKNSSSQSWPWAEQQNMRSKEIFQKSETSEQSTDIPQSTNSTKQSNSTNNSKTTTNKEANTIDDKCKVS, encoded by the exons ATGAGCAAC AAAATTATTGCGAAAATGGATTCATACGTGCGGCCACCGGATCCTTTGTCTGGAGATGGTGATATGGTTCAAAATTGGGATAGATGGAGAAAAGATTTTGTTATATATCTGAAAGCGAGTGATTATGCAAAAAAGTCTGGGGACATACAAGCTTACCTCTTGAGATCTCACATAGGAAAAGTTGGTCAAGATGctatagaaaaaatttttccaaagaaCTCAACAGAGAGAGATAGAGTagatgtattattaaataaacttagTAACTACTTTAATCCCCCTAAAAATGAAGTGATAGAACGATATAACTTCTTCACCAGAGTTTGGAAACCACAAGAATCTATCGAGGATTATATTGAGGATTTAAAA CAAAAGGCAGCAACTTGTAACTTcggaaatatgaaaaacagtTTAATCAGAGACAAAATAATTGCTggtttcaaagataaaaatcttAGAAAAAAGCTTTTTGAAACAACAAACCTTGACTTGCCAAAACTAATAGCAATTCACAATGAACACAAAATGTCTCTTCAAGAAAAAGCTCAAACTAATAAGAAGGACACTACTAGTGCTAAAACTGTTGAAGCTGTTGCAAGTAGTAGTGGTAATAAtcataatacaaaaaaaatgaccACACAAAATCAGCAGTCATATAATCCGGAACATAAAAGAAACTGTTGGAGATGTGAACAGAAGCATTCTATCAAATCTTGTCCTGCTTGGGGATTTAAATGTCAGAGATGTAATGAACTTCATCATTTCACCTTCTGTTGCCGAAAT aaattccAGGtacaaacaaatacaaatCTACCAAACTCAAACCAGTATCAGCAAAACCAATACCCG CTTCCGCTTATACAAACTAACAATGTGCGACCACCAACTTACCACAACACTTCACCACCAGCTTACTACAACACTCCACCACCTATG GTCCCTAGTGCTCCACCACTACCTCCTCGTCAACCATATTATCcgaatttgaacaaaaattcg AGTTCACAGTCATGGCCATGGGCTGAACAACAAAATATGAGATCAAAAGAAATCTTCCAAAAAAGTGAAACATCAGAG CAGTCTACAGATATTCCACAGAGCACAAATAGTACAAAACAATCAAACTCAACTAATAACAGCAAAACAACTACTAATAAAGAGGCTAATACGATAGATGATAAATGCAAAGTATCATAA
- the LOC128874938 gene encoding uncharacterized protein LOC128874938 isoform X3, translated as MLLQKIIAKMDSYVRPPDPLSGDGDMVQNWDRWRKDFVIYLKASDYAKKSGDIQAYLLRSHIGKVGQDAIEKIFPKNSTERDRVDVLLNKLSNYFNPPKNEVIERYNFFTRVWKPQESIEDYIEDLKQKAATCNFGNMKNSLIRDKIIAGFKDKNLRKKLFETTNLDLPKLIAIHNEHKMSLQEKAQTNKKDTTSAKTVEAVASSSGNNHNTKKMTTQNQQSYNPEHKRNCWRCEQKHSIKSCPAWGFKCQRCNELHHFTFCCRNKFQVQTNTNLPNSNQYQQNQYPLPLIQTNNVRPPTYHNTSPPAYYNTPPPMVPSAPPLPPRQPYYPNLNKNSSSQSWPWAEQQNMRSKEIFQKSETSESTDIPQSTNSTKQSNSTNNSKTTTNKEANTIDDKCKVS; from the exons A tgTTGTTGCAGAAAATTATTGCGAAAATGGATTCATACGTGCGGCCACCGGATCCTTTGTCTGGAGATGGTGATATGGTTCAAAATTGGGATAGATGGAGAAAAGATTTTGTTATATATCTGAAAGCGAGTGATTATGCAAAAAAGTCTGGGGACATACAAGCTTACCTCTTGAGATCTCACATAGGAAAAGTTGGTCAAGATGctatagaaaaaatttttccaaagaaCTCAACAGAGAGAGATAGAGTagatgtattattaaataaacttagTAACTACTTTAATCCCCCTAAAAATGAAGTGATAGAACGATATAACTTCTTCACCAGAGTTTGGAAACCACAAGAATCTATCGAGGATTATATTGAGGATTTAAAA CAAAAGGCAGCAACTTGTAACTTcggaaatatgaaaaacagtTTAATCAGAGACAAAATAATTGCTggtttcaaagataaaaatcttAGAAAAAAGCTTTTTGAAACAACAAACCTTGACTTGCCAAAACTAATAGCAATTCACAATGAACACAAAATGTCTCTTCAAGAAAAAGCTCAAACTAATAAGAAGGACACTACTAGTGCTAAAACTGTTGAAGCTGTTGCAAGTAGTAGTGGTAATAAtcataatacaaaaaaaatgaccACACAAAATCAGCAGTCATATAATCCGGAACATAAAAGAAACTGTTGGAGATGTGAACAGAAGCATTCTATCAAATCTTGTCCTGCTTGGGGATTTAAATGTCAGAGATGTAATGAACTTCATCATTTCACCTTCTGTTGCCGAAAT aaattccAGGtacaaacaaatacaaatCTACCAAACTCAAACCAGTATCAGCAAAACCAATACCCG CTTCCGCTTATACAAACTAACAATGTGCGACCACCAACTTACCACAACACTTCACCACCAGCTTACTACAACACTCCACCACCTATG GTCCCTAGTGCTCCACCACTACCTCCTCGTCAACCATATTATCcgaatttgaacaaaaattcg AGTTCACAGTCATGGCCATGGGCTGAACAACAAAATATGAGATCAAAAGAAATCTTCCAAAAAAGTGAAACATCAGAG TCTACAGATATTCCACAGAGCACAAATAGTACAAAACAATCAAACTCAACTAATAACAGCAAAACAACTACTAATAAAGAGGCTAATACGATAGATGATAAATGCAAAGTATCATAA
- the LOC128875129 gene encoding uncharacterized protein LOC128875129: MGEKVPNKAQPPAPLKANGNLDKNWCTWRSDFIEFMKVEDPTESYKNRWGTFLLMFIGPIGQEAYKKVSLDTSLDKENFDALLKKLDLYFIFGTKEIQYKGNITDYVNNLMEIAKASNHSDAQDIVKQKIINDIMRLKSDKDFETFLQSLNLSEIISECISLQKFTNQKDKKTNPEQTFTKKRLINNSLSVCVRCGLQHTRNKCPAHGSQCNNCKKFNHFTEKCKTNVKFVDNCSKCGTGHKQIECPAFGYACTKCGKNNHYSWKCQAPMVRNCSRCGTDHIISLCPAQGKECSRCKKPNHLETKCISK, translated from the exons atgg gtGAAAAAGTGCCAAACAAAGCGCAACCACCAGCACCACTAAAAGCAAATGGCAATTTGGATAAGAATTGGTGTACCTGGAGGAGTGATTTCATAGAATTTATGAAAGTGGAAGATCCCACagaatcgtacaaaaataGATGGGGAACGTTTCTTTTGATGTTTATTGGTCCCATAGGGCAAGAAGCTTACAAAAAAGTATCTTTGGATACATCTttagataaagaaaatttcgatgCTCTGCttaaaaaattggatttgtatttcatttttggaaCTAAGGAAATACAATATAAAGGGAACATCACTGACTATGTCAATAATTTAATG GAAATTGCTAAAGCAAGCAATCACAGCGATGCTCAAGATATTGTTAAACAAAAGATTATCAACGATATTATGAGACTGAAATCCGATAAagattttgaaacatttttacagtCTTTGAATTTGagcgaaattatttctgaatgcatatctttacaaaaattcacaaatcaAAAGGACAAAAAAACTAATCCTGAGCAAACCTTTACTAAAAAACGTCTCATAAATAACAGTTTAAGCGTATGTGTCAGATGCGGACTGCAACATACACGCAATAAATGTCCTGCGCATGGAAGCCAATGCAACAACTGTAAGAAGTTCAATCATTTTACGGAGAAGTGCAAAActaatgtaaaatttgttgacaATTGTTCCAAATGTGGAACTGGGCATAAGCAAATAGAATGCCCTGCTTTTGGATATGCATGCACAAAGTGTGGCAAAAATAATCACTATTCGTGGAAGTGTCAAGCTCCTATGGTGAGAAATTGCTCTAGATGCGGCACAGACCATATCATATCTCTATGCCCTGCACAAGGAAAAGAGTGCTCACGATGTAAAAAACCTAACCACTTGGAGACAAAATGTATCagcaaataa
- the LOC128875130 gene encoding uncharacterized protein LOC128875130 has protein sequence MLVNSFACHPTIIREKITMSEVCPTENWRISLGTRNNVLHTTIPYVPILVENIPIHLSFEDHEENGIKTIQTMGELVPKTEAYATLLSLTPGNKSEFPISFKHLHINDLYIQNPDNTRCAIWDKHTVFKVYGKLETAESETVLEVTHLVPVRDIIGTLNTMTALATIARSECRWYYRTEGQNNMLQSQWDKMKEQKKRLVNVKTS, from the exons ATGTTGGTAAACAGTTTCGCATGTCATCCGACCATCATTCGTGAGAAGATTACCATGAGCGAAGTATGCCCAACCGAAAATTGGAGAATTTCGTTAGGAACGCGTAACAATGTGTTGCATACCACGATTCCGTATGTTCCTATATtagtagaaaatattcctaTACACCTCTCTTTCGAGGACCACGAAGAAAATGGTATCAAAACGATACAAACGATGGGGGAACTCGTCCCGAAGACTGAGGCCTATGCTACACTTTTGTCTTTAACGCCAGGAAATAAATCAGAATTTCCTATCAGTTTCAAGCACTTGCATATCAATGATTTGTACATTCAGAATCCAGATAACACACGTTGCGCTATTTGG GACAAGCATACAGTCTTTAAAGTCTATGGAAAGTTAGAGACTGCAGAATCAGAAACCGTATTAGAAGTTACTCACTTGGTACCAGTACGTGATATCATTGGAACATTGAATACAATGACTGCGCTAGCCACGATCGCACGCTCGGAATGTCGATG gtaTTACCGTACAGAAggacaaaataatatgctGCAATCTCAATGGGATAAAATGAAAGAGCAAAAGAAACGTTTAGTGAATGTAAAAACTTCATAA
- the LOC128875128 gene encoding uncharacterized protein LOC128875128 isoform X1: MGNSNSAKTKTENNVPTDFSTKLQTIPPPQPFMTEGEFFATWSSWKLKFLEFKKSINDDGSDKNRWGNRLLNLMGPIGQDIYKTFVFNRADEKENIDVLIEKFDDYRVFSGRKKQPHESSYEYIDDLQFMVKLKNIKNGEELIKLKILTEINKQQFETNAKTVLPTFTFSSNFKNLTFKEIAFIWNLYDDNGMAIKCYRCGNKHGSNRCPASGKQCPKCKEWNHFSNRCPMVFNLKCRYCKGSHFNGQCPAYGETCTKCHKISHFSWACESSQVLMCRFCGLSHSKNRSVCPANHSICTSCDARGHFASQCRNKLRYRRK, translated from the exons ATgg gTAACTCGAATAGTgcgaaaacaaaaacagagAACAATGTTCCGACTGATTTTTCGACAAAATTGCAAACGATTCCCCCACCTCAGCCGTTCATGACAGAAGGTGAATTTTTCGCAACGTGGTCCTCGTGGAAACTCAAATTCCTGGAGTTTAAAAAGTCAATTAACGACGACGGTTCTGATAAAAATAGATGGGGAAACAGGTTGTTGAACTTGATGGGCCCGATTGGCcaagatatttataaaacatttgtGTTCAATCGTGCAGACGAAAAAGAGAACATAGatgtattaattgaaaaattcgatgaCTACCGGGTGTTTTCGGGAAGAAAAAAGCAGCCACACGAAAGTAGTTATGAATACATTGATGACTTGCAG TTCATGGTCAagctaaaaaatattaaaaatggagaagagttgataaaattaaaaattttgacggaaattaataaacaacaaTTTGAAACCAATGCTAAAACTGTACTGCCAACATTCACATTTTCatctaatttcaaaaatttaacatttaaagaaattgcATTTATCTGGAACTTGTACGATGACAATGGTATGGCGATAAAATGTTATAGATGTGGGAACAAACATGGTTCAAATAGATGTCCAGCATCAGGAAAACAATGTCCAAAATGTAAAGAATGGAATCATTTTAGTAATAGGTGTCCAATGGTTTTCAATCTGAAGTGTAGATATTGCAAAGGTAGTCATTTCAATGGACAATGTCCTGCTTATGGTGAAACTTGCACAAAGTGTCATAAAATAAGTCATTTCTCTTGGGCATGTGAAAGCTCTCAAGTTTTAATGTGTCGCTTTTGTGGTTTAAGTCATTCTAAAAATAGATCGGTTTGTCCAGCAAACCATAGTATTTGCACCAGTTGTGACGCACGGGGACATTTTGCTTCGCAATGCAGGAACAAATTACGGTACCGTAGAAAgtga
- the LOC128875128 gene encoding uncharacterized protein LOC128875128 isoform X2, whose amino-acid sequence MGNSNSAKTKTENNVPTDFSTKLQTIPPPQPFMTEGEFFATWSSWKLKFLEFKKSINDDGSDKNRWGNRLLNLMGPIGQDIYKTFVFNRADEKENIDVLIEKFDDYRVFSGRKKQPHESSYEYIDDLQMWEQTWFK is encoded by the exons ATgg gTAACTCGAATAGTgcgaaaacaaaaacagagAACAATGTTCCGACTGATTTTTCGACAAAATTGCAAACGATTCCCCCACCTCAGCCGTTCATGACAGAAGGTGAATTTTTCGCAACGTGGTCCTCGTGGAAACTCAAATTCCTGGAGTTTAAAAAGTCAATTAACGACGACGGTTCTGATAAAAATAGATGGGGAAACAGGTTGTTGAACTTGATGGGCCCGATTGGCcaagatatttataaaacatttgtGTTCAATCGTGCAGACGAAAAAGAGAACATAGatgtattaattgaaaaattcgatgaCTACCGGGTGTTTTCGGGAAGAAAAAAGCAGCCACACGAAAGTAGTTATGAATACATTGATGACTTGCAG ATGTGGGAACAAACATGGTTCAAATAG